DNA sequence from the Oncorhynchus keta strain PuntledgeMale-10-30-2019 chromosome 1, Oket_V2, whole genome shotgun sequence genome:
CGCTGCTGTAACCCTTGAGATAAATTAGTACCTCTAATCACTCCTTGTCTTACGTCGTGCAGCTCTCCACCTTTTCGCAGAAGACACCGTGGTCAGGGATGTTCCTATTGACAATTGTGTTCCGTTGGAAAATATTGATACAGCCTCCACTTTCACTCTGTCTGCATCTATCTCCATGTACGAATCCTTTGACGTCAATCGAAATGGTTCGCATCACACTTGCTTTTGTCAGATGTAAAACCCTATAGGAAATACAACCAGTTAACCTGGCCTGGTGTAATAATAGTCAGACTGTCAactgtttttgttgttgaaagaTGTTGAAAATCGAGTCAGTCCCATTTGGTGTTCCCAGACTCCAAGTTTGCCTTTATCCGCGGACGAGCAGCCCCTCGTGACCAGGATAATTTCTAAAAAACTGACAAGTCTGAGTTGAAACCCGTGTTGTGAATTAGCTAACTAGTTAGTAATTATTGAATCAACATAAACTAGGTAATATTCTTAGCTTGATTAGCTAGCAAATACATTCgtttttaccccccccccccagctagCTATTGCGCTATTTAGCTTGCGAGCCAATGTGCCCGTCTAAATGTGTTCAGTTAGCTTGAACTGAAGCTAGCCAGACTACAACGTTAGCTAGCGGTTAGTTAACGGGACGCCTTTCCCCCAGTCGACTCGAAACGTGTCCGATAAGATACGTTTTCCTTAAAAGTGTTAAGATTGATAGTTAGCAACGAAACAAAGTAAATCGTTGAAATTCAGCCGACTGAATGCATTAGCAGCTACAGTCAATTGCTGCAGAGTCTCGGCTAACAACGGTGGCCAACTACTATACAGCTATATCTAGCAAGGAAAACAGATGAACTCTCTTTCACTAGCTACAAAACTTTGCTTCGTGTGCTCCGACAATCCTGGATGTCATTCCCAAACAAACGAAATCACAAAAACACGCTGTCCAACAAATGTACAAGGTGCCCCATCGAATATGAAGTCCATACGAGCTAAGGAATCGTTTCTTGTATATCTCATTCGGGGTTGCAAACATCCACAAAACTTAACGGAGCGCATTTTTCATTGACTCCATGTTTCCAGAATTTAAACAATTTGAAGTTGTTTCTCTGCAGAATTCCGTTGGATGTATACGCTATGCTAACAAGGTTAGAGCTAGCTAGCAAACTAATTTTCTCATTCACAAAACAAAAACCACCGAGTCGGTTATCACTTTAGAATAATGTGATTATTAGAACGTGTTTCCAGATATGTTATTGAGGAGAAAATAAATGACTTTCTACAATTTTCCAAAATTTCAGGATAACTACGCCCTGACCAACAGCTCCCAATATGCGTCTGTCTACTTCCGCCgggagaaaaataaaaaatataatttcCAGACTttcattaaaaaataataataaaacatacGTCTTATTCATTGTGGTGTCTGATTGGATGTCCTTGGCAGATGGGATAAAAATAAAAACCTGGCCAGACTtttaattaaaaataataataataataatattcctCTTTTGCCTTGTTCATTATGGTGTCTGATTGGATGTCCTTGAGGTTACAAATGTATATTATGTAGGCCAAATTTATGTTGAACATTATCATTGTTATTATTGGCCATTATGATTATCACATTGATATTCTACAACACCATCTTATATTCCCCTCATTGTGTTTACTTATTTATTCCTGTGTTATACCACTTCTAAAACTTGAAAACATCTGACACTTCAACATCGAAGCTTGTCAGATGTTTTCAGGTCTCAAAGTGGTATAACACAGGAATAAATAAGTAGACACAATGAGGGGAATATAAGATGGTGTTAAGaatgtatgcaccaatttgtaagtcgctctggataagagcgtctgctaaatgacttaaatgtaaatgtaagaatgTGATAATCATAATGTCAAGAGGAGTTCATATCGACTGTTGTATGCCTTCAACCCAAATGAATGGAAACAAGGCACCGAAAAAAAAGTACATCCCTATACTGCTCCCATTCATTTGGGATTCAGGTATACTGTATTATTGGATCTACACAGCAGATGGCTTAGGACGTGCACTAATCAGGACTCACCTTTTGGGGTCAGACAACTTCGGACAAACTTTCATTTGTGGGTGAACTATTCCATTAAAATGACCAGTAAATAAAGTACAATCATTTCCTGCTGTAACAATTATAAATCACAACATTTTACAGTGTTAAATGGTTATGGCATTTGGCAGCAAAACGTGTTCAAACGTAACATTTTTGGTTGACCACTCTAGTACAGTATTTTGGAGGATTGTTGATTTACAAATGCCACCATGTGGACAATTTGAATACTTCACGCACAGAGCACTCTGGCTATAGCGCATTAAGTCTACCCAACAGTACGGGACAAGGCTACACTACTTTTTTTGAAAGCAATGTAGGCTAGTATACCTTTAAATATGTTGGAATACAATTAACATAACTCATTTAAAGTTAATTCTAACAAGTGGCAAAGTAGTAGTTCCCTgagtaaaaataaataacacaTCTGTTCAAATTTTTCTAATAAATATTTGATACTATATATGCCTAATATGTGCTGTAATATTTTACTTGATATTACAGCACATATTTCTATACCAGAATTGTATTCAGGGTATTTATTGAAAACACAAAAGTAAACATTACATTTGAACAGAAAACATATAAAGTCACAAAGGCACACATATTTATTCTCCTTTATCACAGACACAGGGGTAGTGAATgttgacatacagtatgtggaATGGTATCTAACTATTTTAGACACCATATTTAAATATTTCATATAAaagtagtgaatttcaaataTGAATGCATACAATAGTGGGAAATGTGACCTGGCATCATACTGGAACATTTTAAGCAATACAGTGCACAAACATTTAGCACAAATTATTGTTTACCCATTGGTATTTTTTAACTAAGACACAGGGGTGGTGAATGTTGACAAACAATTCCACATTGTCTAACTATTGAGGCACCAGATTGAAATATTTCATCGAAaagtagtgaatttcaaataTGAATGCATACAATATTGGGAAATGTGACTTAGCATCATACTGGAACATTTTAAGCAATACCATGCACACAACAATTGTTATTTTAAACTAATATACACCCAATCAAGCAATGGAATGCCACAAAAACATACTATTACAGTATGTTACACAATTACTTTGTTCCATGTGTTACGGATTTGTTGCGGTTCGCTTTAATGAAAAACCCATATTGTAGCTAAATGGAAAGACAGTTATCACAAGAAACATGTAGCTTTTTACTGAGTTGTATGTtatatataaaagccagtgtcaTGTAACACTGCAATCTCAGCGAGTGTTAATAAACCTCTTCCTAAAAACCAAATGGAATGTTTTTAAATGGCTTATAAATTGTACTACAATTCAAATGAGACAAAGACTCAAATTAGAAAGAAACAGTTTCGGTTCAATTTCACTGCCTCGAAAAAGTGTTGCCGAACCTATGAGGATTAGGGAATGTTATGTGCCTATTTCCCAATAGTCAACTTATTGCTGGATACAAGGTTAGAAGAACATACTATTAGGTTACATTTAATTGTAAATAGGTTGAGAAATACATCTGTTCATCATATTGGCACTAGGTCTTTTGGTTTCAAAAGATAAAACAATTGAGATATAGTTTTTCTACAGTTGTACATTTTTTAAGATGCTCTTGCATCATTCTCTTGCACTTGTTAACATTGTGTTAGCTAAATACCAACATATTCCCATATAACCATATAGGCCTAAAGAATGGGTTGACTTTAACCCCATGCTTACACAACCATTACATGTATTAAGGTTGTCTATTAGTATAAACATTGGATGTTTTCATTAATCTTCTAATGATCAGGAAGTCTTTCAGTCGGTCTTTCCGACATGTCCGTTAACTGCTGCCAATTTGTGTTGGTCTCTCCAGCGTCTGTATTTGGATTGACTCTTGCGGTAGGCGAAACGACCAATGTCCACCATGAACACCCAGGACAGCACATACATGGCAACTCCCCCACACTTTATAATTAACCTGGGCCGTGGGGAGATGAGCTCGCAGTACAACATCCTCCCGCCAACCACTATGCGCATGAACACAAATAGCACCACAAACAGAATATCCACCACCTCCCCTGTCAGGCTCTCATAGCGACCCAACTGTCTCAGGAACCAGCGAGTTTGCAGCAGGGGGTTGGTGATCTCGCTAGCAAAGATTACGGCGCAGGACTCGATGCCCGATTCCCCCAAGCTCAGGGTCAACAAGATACCCAGGATGCTCATCGTGTGGTGGACCAGCATCACCGGGCCCTCTGTGCGGAAGTACACACACCAGCCCATATCGAAGATGAAGTAGCCCAGGCTAATGACCATAGCACTGATCTGAAGGGGGGTGTTCTTTGTGCCTGGAATCAAGATCACAACGTTATTGTAAACAGTCTTCATGGTTAGTAACATTGTCATACACACATCAAATTACTGTATACTTGGCAAGAAACTCTTCATAAAGAACCTTGAGTTTTGGATGTAAACTTAGTTCTCGGAGTAGATTAACAGGTCGAGAAATGACCTATGGGGACTCCTTCCCCTTCACGCGATGAGATGCTTAATATAAAAGATATTTACAGTCACGCCATTCCATTACTGTATCCACGTGACTTGTCACTATAAAAGGCGGTGTGACGTGACACACTGTCAATTACTTGACTTGAATTCCACAGAGGTGGAGGAACGACATGAAAGCTTGGCGATCCGTTACTCTACTCAGAGAACCAGGGCTAAATCCGTAACGTTCTCTCTTTTTTTGTAAAGGGGTTGCTGTACCAAACAGGTGGTTCAGCAACAGAGTGGGATACCTCACCATTAAGCCTTAGTCCAGATGAGCCCCTAGGAAGTCAAGTAGAACTGACTTGTTCTCAAGAATGAGCTTCCTCAAGACCTGAGGGAGCGAGGGAATTGGTGGAAAGGCATAGGGCAGCCCCCTCAGCCGTCTGTGTTATAGGGCGTTGACCCCGAGTGGGCCTGCTGGACCCTTCGTGGAGAACCACATCGGACAATGTTTGAGTCTCGCAAGGTTAACAGATTGGCCCCGGCAGGTGTATTGCTTTGAGGGATGTAAGTAGTGTGTTTGCCCAAAGCGGTAGCTCCCTTGCTACCTGGTGTAGTGTCATTGACCTCAGTCCGCCAAGGCAGTTGATGTATGCAACCACTGTCATGTCGTCTATCCGTTATCAGTACATGTTGGGAGGAAGTGCTGGAGTGCAAGGTGAACCGCCTTGAGCTCCAGAACATTGATGTGTTGTTTATGGTGCGGACTATACACCACAAACTGGTTCAAGACTGCTCCCCATCCCTGTCAGATTATGTCTGTAATCAAAGTCACCTGGGTGTGAACTGCGCTTAGGAGAACTCCACCGGGAGTTTGAAGTGCTACGCACCACCATTGTGAAACTCTTCAGTAGGACTGAGAACGTATGTTCCTCCACCAACGAGCAGGTGCAGCCTGTCTGAgcctgtttttttggggggggggggcgtcCCAGTTGGGGGGCCTGGGACAGGAGAAATTGTTTGCTGGCTGACACATTTATATGTGCTTCTCTGTCCTCCTTTAGACACTTAGGCCGCTCCTGGCTAGGTGATATGGGTATACCTAAGAGTGGAACTTTCTCTTTGTCAGGGAGCTTGGGCTTCGCTAACCATAGGTGGTGCTGTGCAACACACATGCAGCCAAAGTCTTTCCAACCATATGAGCATTGCTCTGAAGGCACTGGATGAGCAGATCAGTCACTGTAGACAGTTCTTTCATGGTCCTAATATTATAGTCTGCAGCTACTTCTGACTGAAGGCCAGTATTGCTGCTAAATTGCCAAGCCTAGCAGCTGAAGCGGTGCTGTCATGTGTCCTGCGTAGGAAGCGATCAAATGCCTTGCATCGTTTGTTAGGCAGCTCTTGGTCTGAACTGTGACAGAGAGAAGCAGGCAGAACAAGTCAAGCAAATGATTTGTCCATACGGGGGAAATGGCCAAAAACCATTCTCGCCTGTACCATGAAGTGTAGCTAAGTGATTTGCTTCACATGGAAAGCTTTTTTTGACTTGGCGTGTTCCATGTGCATTGGAGCTCGCACACAAAGTCTTTGAACAGGAGGCATGTCTCAGTCTTTGAATAACTGAATTCATCAAACTTGAATGTGGACACCATGGCAGAAAGGGGCATGCTCCATGTTGAGGTTCCCACTTGCCTTCTCAAAGATTTCAAAGGATTATTTTTTGGTCAAGTGTCACTGCCAGTAGCAACGGTCATCAAAAATTGTTAAAAGGTTTTAAAAACAATTCTAATAATTGCAACAGTTGGACAATGGATGAAGATACTCCAAATTGTTAGAATCCATCAGGTATTGAGTGAATTATAGCACATAACATTTCACTTTTATGGACAAATAATGAATGGAGTTCAGGGATTTGTAGGAATTCAGGTATTCAATTGGTCAAATTTCAAATGTTTTTCTTAGAATGCAGTCATACATTTTGTAATGGTATCAGGTATTTCTTTGATATTTTATGTTCAAATGAAGAAAACGAGATGTGCCTCATTTGCATAAATACACTGGGTGTATTTGCATATATGAATACATTAAGATAAAGGGGTGGAACAGGGCTGCAACCATGAcaatgtgaaatgcttacttacaagcccttaaacaacaatgcggttttaagaaaaataagtgttaagtaaaaaatagtctgggtagccatttgattagctgttcaggagtcttatggcttgggggtagaagctgttaaagcCTTTTGGactgcttgccatgtggtagcagagagcacagtctatgactagggtggctggagtctgaccatttttagggccttcctctgacaccgcctggtatagaggtcttggatggcaggaagcttggcccaagtgatgtactgggccgtacgcactaccctctgtagtgccttgcagtcagaggccgagcagttgccataccaggcagtgatgctcccgatggtgcagctgtttaacttgaggatctgagaacccatgccaaatcctttcagtctcctgggagggaataggctttgttgtgctctcttcacgaatgtcttggtgtgtttggaccatgatagtttgttggtgatgtggtcaCGTTCTGTTGCATAATTCAACAAGTGTGCCAATAGCAGGATACACTCGGATTAAAAAATCAACACGCTTGGATCTAGAATACATCTATCTATACATACTTTACATCGTTTGCGAGATCAGACATAATATCACTTACTATAAAGTGTTAATTTTTGAAATTTGCTTTAATTTGTAGcaaattagatttttttcaaTTACACAAAAAAATACCCATCAAAATAAAGTTCTTTCTTCTATTTCTTAGCATTCTTATAGATGCAACGGAAAGACAATGCATTTCATTGAGCCCATTTCAGCCATCACTGGGGTGTGTTTGACAGGTCATTACAAACATTTCCATGGTCGTAAAGTTAACAGGAAAAAACAACAGGCAGAAGCAAGagtatgaaagagtcgcaggagtAAAATGAAAGAAATCAATCCAGCGAGATTTAAGTGACAAGGGGATTTTTCACCCttcaaacacaggaaatagatggctgaaaaaGACAGATCCTCAGGTGGGCGGGACTTAAGCGTTGCTATATATTTCCACGACCGTGGAAATGTTTGTAATGACCTGTCAAACACACTCTGGTAATGACTGAAATGGGCTCAATAGAATACATTGTCTTTTTGTTGCATCTATAAGAATGCGAAAGCTTTGTCTGGGATTTAACATTCCGTTAACACGTTGATGGGTGTTCATTTTTTTGTGTAATTGAAAGTTAATTTGCTACAAATTAGATGCACCGAAATGTAAGCAAAAAGAGTATGAAAGAGTAAAATGAAAGCAATCAATACAGCGAGATTTAAGTGACAAGGGGATTTTTCACCCttcaaacacaggaaatagatggcaGAAAAAGAGTGTTGCTACTGCCAGGCCAACAGGCTGGGGACTGGATGATGCTAGAGCCACGGAGCATACCATCATCAGAGTGATCATTGTCTGTGGCACAAGAGTGAGAAGCTCTTGTGGACAGTACATCAGTGTCATCATATTCAACAACCACACTCTTTTCAGAGGTAGGGGTTGAGTTTGGTACCGGCAGTGGAAGTCTGGCCATGATGTGCTCGAGGGTGGACTCCGTGTTTGCCATGCAACTGCCCAGTGACATAATCTCATTGCGCAGCTCAGTGCAGTGAGATTTGTGCCCAGGCGAGGATGAGCGACGGCGTTGATTGGGCAGTGGATCACGAGGGGAGTGAGACCTGTCATTTGACCTGGAGCATTTGGAATGATTTGCAGAGGAAGGTCTACGATCAATGATCTTTGTGACAGATTCACCTGATGACAGTCCGGAGGTTCCGTCCACAAAGCTCTCGGTGTGAATTTCTGCTACTCTGTGCAGCAGCTTGAGCATGTTCAGCTCCCAAGCAAAGAGTGTGCTCATCCGAGGCTAGGAGATGTTTTTCATACTGTTGACACGGGTGGAATGACATCCTGAATACAGCACTGAATCTGTGTGCAAGGAACGGATTTTCACACAATTGTATACAAGAGAAGTGTGTTCCAAGAAAAAGTATCGGTGTGCCTCAAATTCTACTTCGATGCATCAAGCTGGTGCCTCGGTGTGGGTGATCTCGCTCTCCTAGGCCTACGTGGATACGTTTTTAACCTGGTCAACATTCGCAAGGCCgttctcagagcatgtgcagaccagttGCAGGCATCTTCACggtcattttcaacctctccttgtcctaGTCTGTAATCCCCACGTCTCAAGCTGACCACCATCATTCTTGTCCCCAAGAACTCTAAAGCTACCTGCCACAATGACTACTGCCATGTGCATATAGCACTAagatctgtaatcatgaagtgctttgaaaggctggtcatggcaaatattaactccatcatcccagacacctgagaccactccaatttgcacaacgccccaacagatctacagacaatggaatctcaattgcattccacactgccctctcctaCCTGGAAAAGATGCATACCTAtctgagaatgttgttcatcgactacagctcagtagtcaacaccataatgccctccaagctcgtcaccaagctcgggaccctgggactgaacacctccctatgcaactggatcttggacctccggacgggccgaccccaggtggttagagtaggcaacaacacctccgccacgctgactCTGAACACTAGGGCCCCCTAAGTGTGTGTGCTTAGTCTTGAATAaacagagtacaggagggggctatgTGGCCACGCATATCTTCAACTCTTATCataaagtttgctgacgacacgacggttgtaggcctgatcaccaacggaGATGAGAAAGCATacaggaaggaggtcagagaactgccagtgtgttgccaggacaacaaacctctccctcaatgtcagcagcgtagcctagtggttagagcgttggactagtaactggaaggttgcgagttcaaacccccgagctgacaaggtacaaatctgtcgtcctgcccctgaacaggcagttaacccactgttcccaggcagtcattgaaaataagaatgtgttcttaactgacttgcctggttaaataaaggtaaaataaaaaaataaaataaaaagaccaaggagctgatcatggattacaggaaacagGCGAgaggtcaagagcttcaagttcctctgtgtccacatcactgaagACTTAATTAACATGGTCTTCTCACACCAGaacgttgtgaagaaggcacggcaACACCTCTTATCCCTTTGGAGGCTGAAACGATTTGGCATACCTATCAGTTTCTCCGAAATGTTTACATCTCCGCCATTGAGGGCCTCCTGACTGGTTGTATTACTCTCTGGTATTGCAACTGCCCTGCTTGCGACCGTAAAGCCATGCAGAGGCAGTTATGGATGGTCCAGCCGGTTtctgagaaagaaaaaaaactgcCAAAGACTTTAACCATCCGAGACATGGACTGTTCTCCATGTTCCCGTCCAGCAGGCTGTACCGGTGCGTCAAGGCTCAGACCAACagactcctaaacagcttctatccccctACTGCTCTCCCTCAGACTATCCACACTGACTATCTATGCCCATCCACAGGTCTAACAGACACAACCTATGGTCCTGCTAAAATTATTATTGATTTAATATATTACTCCATTACGCTGCTGTCCATTGATTATTGATTGCCATTACTATTAGTATTTGtcctgttactggtcactattacccGTTTACATGTATACACTGtgttccatgacatagactgaacaGGTGAATCCATTTGAAAAatataatcccttattgatgttgcctgttaaatctacttcaatcagtgtaaataaaggggaggagacaggttaaagaaggatttttaagtcttgaaacagttgagacatggattgtgtatgtgtgccattcagagggtggatgGGAAAGACAAattatttaagtgcctttgaatggggtatggtagtagatgcctgGCAGTTTGAgtctgtcaagaactgcaacgcttccGGGTTTTCACACggaacagtttcccgtgtgcatccagaatggtccaccacccaacttgacacaactgtgggaagcattggagtcaacgtgggccagcgttcctgtggaatgcttttgacaccttgtagagtccatgcaccgacgaattgaggctgttctgagggcaaaaggaggtgcaactcaatattaggaaggtgttcctaatgttttgtacactcagtgtatatcgtAATTAGTGTATTAGTGTAACTATTTATATAATCCTGGAACAGTaccatctagtggtcagaacctGGTATCAGGACGTAGGATGGGACATAGACCAAACAACTTTGATGACTAATTTCGCCGAACAGAAAAAAAAGCACCAAATTCACTGAGAATTCATTACATAAGATGAAGAAACAATACTCTGAGCCGCAGATCCATACTACATGTCAGAAATAGAGAACTGATTCTGTATACTTGTTGGGTTGGGATTGGAGGTCAGTGGTGTGGCTTTTAACAATTTCTTTGGATTCCTTATCTTACGCATTGTTAGAAAACGTTGGTGTAATTCAGATGCAAGATACtacatttattgaatattatatgaagccaatttgggtgcaatcaattagaaTTTGATCTAAACAAACATGTTTTTACAAAAATACTAATCTTACCCGTGTCCAACTACAGAAATGATTTCAGAACAATAGGAGATGGTGGTGTCATGGCTTGCTAAATGACATGGAACGACCCCTATATACCAACTTAACCATGTTTAGAGAATGGTTGTATGGAAGCAGCACTCTACATGGAAACGATTACACTGTTTCAGTGCAATTAGATAGTGAGCATCTTACCTGGATGTGTGAAGGGCCAAGGTCCTTCCACATAGCCTATGTATGCCGTTATGCAGACCGCCAGGATGCCATGGAGCAGTGTGACCAGCCTACAGTTCCACTCAAAGCCACGGCTTTCATTGTTATTACACAGTAGTTTGTAGAGAGTGATCCAGCCTGTTAGGCAGAGAACCACGCCAATAGGCAGCGATGTCATCCCTCAGCTAAatacacaaaaacaaaacaaaaaccacTTAaatgaccaacacacacacacaaatacactgtAGAAGTTTCATAAGATTACATGACCCCTTCATTTTCTATCATCACCAACAATATCAGCTATGCTCAAGATTTGTGCAAGTAAGTCCGATTAGCCTACATTTTGTGTTAGTAAATGTTCTGTAAAATGCAGCATAATTGCAATAtagaaatacagtgccttcaaaacacaccccttgcctttttccacattttgtagtgttgaaacgtgggattaaaattgatttaaattttattgttttttcccccaaatATTTACAGAAAATACTCTAATGCCAAAGTGGAAGACAAATTCGaacatttgtaaaacatttatgaaaaacaaaacaaatgtatcttgattagataagtattcaattcatgttagaatcacctttggcagcgattacagtcagtctttctaggtaagtctctaagagctttccacacctggattgtgcaacacttgcccattattctttttaggtcttaccatagattttcaagcagatttgagtcaaaactgtaactcagccactcaggaacattcactgtcttcttagtGAACAGCTTCAGTGTAGATTTAGccaaggattttgcctgtgcttagctccatttagtttattttttttatactgaaaaactccccagcccTTAGCGGTTACaagcataccaataacatgatgcagccaccaccatgctttaaaatatgaagagtggtactcagtaaagtgttgtatttgccccaaacataattgctttgccacattttttgcagtattactttagtgccttgttgcaaacaggatgcatgttttaaattctgtacaggcttccttcttttcactctgtcaattaattAGTATTGTGGCGTAACTACAATGTAGTATCATAGCCATTcaactctgttttaaagtcattattgatctcatggtgaaatccctgagcggatTCCTTCCTCattggcaactgagttaggaagggacgcctgtatctttttagtgattgggtgtattgatccaacatccaaagtgtattgaataacttcaccatgctcaatcAGTGCCAttttttgcaaggcattggaaaacctccctggtctttgtgcttgaatctgtgtttgaaattcactgctcaactgtcGAACCTTACAAAATATTTTtacgtgtgg
Encoded proteins:
- the LOC118386382 gene encoding TLC domain-containing protein 5-like yields the protein MTSLPIGVVLCLTGWITLYKLLCNNNESRGFEWNCRLVTLLHGILAVCITAYIGYVEGPWPFTHPGTKNTPLQISAMVISLGYFIFDMGWCVYFRTEGPVMLVHHTMSILGILLTLSLGESGIESCAVIFASEITNPLLQTRWFLRQLGRYESLTGEVVDILFVVLFVFMRIVVGGRMLYCELISPRPRLIIKCGGVAMYVLSWVFMVDIGRFAYRKSQSKYRRWRDQHKLAAVNGHVGKTD